The genomic interval TGTGATTTTTAAACATAGAAGAAACAGTTCTCTAAGCTGCAGAAAGAACAATGGTTTTAAtgctttctcatttctccccaccCTATCCCCCCCAAAAATCCCACAATTAAAAAGCAGTTCTAGATATATCCTGGAGATAAGTCACAAATCCCAGAATAAAGAGAGTATCTGAACTTTGCTAAAGGGAAGGTAAAACCCCAGTTTTCTACAATGGCAAGAGAATCGTACTGGCTTTGGGTTTCACATCAACAACCCCAGACGGCAAAGTTAAACATGGAATAATCCTTTAAAAtctgaaggaaaaataatttgaacatcATTTGGTGGCAGAATTCTGTCAACCAAGTGAGAATGCCTGAACTCAGTAATGCCGTCTGAAAGAATTTGTCAGCAACATTtgtatgaaaaatacaaaaagaggatCCAAGGAAGGTGATCAgttgaaatgtgaaaaaaaacaaatgaagctAAAGAACAAAACGTAAGAACCAAGCGTTGCTGACATGGAAAAttgtaaattgtattttaatcAGAAACGTTCAATGAGAGATGACCTTTCCCTCCCGGTGGGTCCAATCCTACTATCCTTGTCTATAACAGAAAATTTTGACAAATTCCTTTTCATGCAGTTTATTGATAGGTTTTAGAGGCAACCTGTGGAAGAAgcacagaagacaattttaaaatttaggacAACTTGTGAACATAATAACTGGAAAAGTTAAATACTGGTACATGCCTAGAAAAGTATAGCATACGTAACAGAAATTAGGCAGTGAAGGGAGGAAATTGTGCTCATTTTGCAGAATAGATAATATGGCCTAAAGTCAGTAAGTCAAGGCATTAAGTATCGGGGTGATCAATTTGTAAGTTATTTAAATGCCTAATCACTGTGTTACACACCTAAAACAAATctaacattgtatgtcaactatacttgaaaaaaataaaaataaaaaagtcacgcctgaccaggcggtggtgcagtggataaagcgttggactgggacgtggaggatccaggttcgaaatcccgaggtcacaggcttgagcatgggctcacctggttggagcaaggctcaccagcttgagcccaaggtcattggcttgagcaaaggggtcactcagtctgctatagccccccagtcaaggcacatatgagaaagcaatcaatgaacaactagggtgccacaaggaagaattgatgcttctcatctctctcccttcctgtctgtctgtcccttcctatctatccttctctctgtctcaaacaaaacaaaactattaagATCTATTATTTAAGCAATGaaggtattatttaaaattataatggtGAACACCAGGAAATGACAACTGAGTTTTCATCCTTTTTAACAGTGGTTATATCTGGAAGGAGATGTTGGGGCTATTGACAGAAGGGGCCTGGGTGTGaataaaaaaggattttataatctctcttttaaaaaaatacatgtattatgccgtttatttttgtttgtttgtttcacagTTTTTAAACTGAGGCAGCAGGCGTGGTTTGGGTTGGTTTCAACAGGTTTTGTCAGGGCTACCTGAGCTTGTCACCTAACGTTTCTTCTTCCCTTGAAGACAGACCTGCCGTGGGCATCCTGGCTCCCAGTGGCTCCTGACTTCTTCCAGGTTCGCTCCTTTGGATATCCGTCACCAGATCTCTGCAGGTAATCTCTCTGACTCCTTCAACCCTTATGTTACCCTGTACTGGttgtctctccttttttccttaatCCCCACATCTCTTTACAGAGAAATGTGCACTTGTCTTTCTAGTCAACCCATCTGTTCCCATTGCTTTCAAACCTGGTGCAAAGTGACTTCAGTTCTCTTCACACCCACCCCGACAAATCATTTACCTGAAAGTTCATCAGCCTTCACTTACCTCCTATTCTCCGAAATCAAAaccttattttccatttttatcataCACGATATCTAACAGAGTAGGATTTTAAAAGTGGAATTGGAGAGTGAATCCTGTTGGATGTTCCAATTTTGATGGTTCCTTTAAAGTTTTGTATttccataattttaaaagaatcccAAGTATTCAGAATAACCTGGACCAGCGCCTTATCCCAGCATTAACAGCTTCGGAGCCACCACCAGCGGGAAGACTAGCAATGTTTCTAGCAGCCCACAGGTCTTGTGCCTCCCGCATCTCAGCTGTCAGATTCAACCAGGTTGTTGCATGTTCATTCTCTAGCTTGCATTTTCTTCTTGTGTGACTAGGTAATATGTTGATTTTATGGTGTGAGTACTCTATTGTTTGCTTATCATTTCTACTGTGATTCTGtgggttatttttattatctgcttATTAGGAACAATGCTGAGACTGTTACCTTTACCGTGTTTGTCACATTGGGGTCTCTGCTCCGTAGTTGTGACTCAGTTTCAGAATCAGCAGACACTGGCATCATGCACACTAGATCACTGCCCCTCTTGAtgtcttctgttatttttttaaataacagctttagccctggccggttggctcagtggtagagcatcggcctggcttgcaggatctcgggttcgattcccggccaaggcacacaggagaagcgcccatctgcttctccatcccttcccctctccttcctctctgtgtctctcttcctctcctgcagccaaggctccattggagcagcatttgcctgggcgctgaagatggctctgtggcctctgcatcaggcgctagaatggctctgattgcggcagagcgacgccgcaagatgggcagagcatcgccccctggtgggcgtgccgggtggatccccgtcaggcgcatgcgggagtctgtctgcctccccatttccaatttcagagaaatacaaaaaagaaaaaaaaaactttaatgaaaTAGAACTCACCCaattaaagtatacaattcagtagtTTTTAGCCTATTCATAGGGTTGTGCCGTCATGACCCCATCAGTTTTAGAATACTCATATCACGCCAGAGGAAACCCTGTGCCCATTATCAGCCACTTTCCATTTCCCCCAGAATGCTCACTCAGTCTCATCCCTAGGCAaccacaaatatattttctatctttataGGTTTTATAGTTCTGCACATTCCATATAAATGCAGTCAGACAGTCTGTGTGGTCTTTTGTTACTGGCATCTTTCATTTaccattattttttcaagattcatccatgctgtagcacaCACGAGTCCCTCgtactttttattgctgaataatatttcattgtgtggctATACCACATACTACTTACCCGTATGCTAGTTGGTGGACATTTgcattgtttttggtttttggctattgtgaataatgttgctatgaacattcctGGGCAGTTTTTTGTGTGGCTGTTTTAATTTCTCAGTGGAGTTTCCTTAGAAGGGAAATTGCTGGGTCTTATGGTGATTCTATGTTAAACTTTGGGAAGAAGTGGTAGACTGTGTTTTGAGGAAGCCATGCCATATGACATCCAGACTAGCAAAACGCAAGGGTTCCAgtctctccacatccttgtctaCATTTGTTATATTCTGGATTCGGTTGGTTTGTTTATTATAGTGTTCTGATGGGTGTGAAGTGGTTTTgattgcattttcctaataactCATGACATTGAGTATctcttcatgtgtttattggccatttgtatagcttctttggagaaatgtgtattcaagttctttgcccattaaaaatttttatttcattgtttttgaattataggagttctttatatattctggaatcAACCCCTTACCAGATATGTGATAGgcaaaaatgttctcccattctgtgggctgtctttttactttcttaaatagTGCCTTCTGATGTacagttttttaattttggtaaagtCAAGTTTACCTATTTTTGATCTTGATGCTTGTGCTGTTGGTATCACATTTAAGAAACCATTGCCAAATCAAaggtgataaaaatatatatgcctaCAGTTTATTCTGAGAGTTTTAgtcttacatttagatctttgatccattttgagttaatttctcTATATAGTGTGAGGGAGGGGGTCCAACtttattcctttgcatgtgggtatccagttgtcccagcatcatttgttgaaaaaactatTCTCTCTACATCGAATCTTCCTGGTAACCTTGtcaaaatttcattggctttaAATGTGATGTTTTAGTTCTGGATTTGAATTTTTCCGTTCATTTATATGTCTCTCCTATGCCAGTGCAACATTGTCTTGATTGTTGTAGCTTTGTAGTGAGTTTGAACTCAAGAAATATGTGTTCTCCAACTTTTTTTTGTTACTCAACATTGTTTTGACTATTCTGGGCTACttgaattttcatataaatttgagTTCAGCTTGTCAATTTTTGTAAAGTAGTCAGTTGGGTATTTTTTCTAGGGATTGATTGAATCTGTAAATGATTTGGGGAATACAGAAGTCCTGATTTAATGTCATCAGTGGGTTCTTGGACCTGCAGTGAAGTGATGTATAACAAAACCATTTATCCTTTATACAAACACTTCAACATTTTACCAATGTGATAATGAAAGGACATTGGATGAAATGACATTATTTGAGGATTActtgtattatcatttttaaCACTATTAAGTCCTCAGACATATAAACATGAGTGTCTTTCCATTATTTtaagtcttaaatatttttaacaatattgCAAATTTTCAGAGtataagttttatatttcttagttaaatttatttctaggtatcttatttttttactatattgtaaatgggattggtTTCTAATTTCACTGTCAGATTGTTCAATGGACATGTATAGAAACATGGTTGAGTTTTATATGGATCTTGTATTCTAAAACCTTCCTgaaattgtttaatatttttattgaatttcttaggattttctatagataaggtcatgtcatctgcaaaaagatagttttattttttcctttccctttataGAGATAgatacttcttcttttcttttgttttctttttttttttttttttttttttttttgctcaattctcCAGGCTAAAACCTTCAGTAAAAATGTTGAATAGAAACTGTAacagtggacacacacacacacacatatatatatacacacatataattttttttaaatgtagggaGAGAAAATTCAGTCTTTTACCATTAAGTATTACTTTAGCTCtggattttaaattatatgtccTTTATTTGATTGAGAAAGTCCCCTTCTATTCCTGTTTcaagcttattttatttatgattgggtgctaaatttgtcattttttttatatctactaAAATtatcatagttttttcttttagtttactGATAAGGTACACTGTATGAATTTTTGGATGTTAAACCAACTTTGAATTCCTTGGATATATCTCACTTGCTTATGATGTATAATTCTTTATATTCATTGATGaattaatttgctagtattttaccAAGAATCttcatatctatatttataagagatactggtctgtagtttccttgtGATGTTTTTGTCTGGtgttggtatcagggtaatattGGATTCAGGAAGGGTGAGAAGTATTCTCTCCTATTCATTTTTTGGGAAGAGTTTGTGAAGAGTTggaattaattcttctttaaagttttgctgcgattcaccagtgaagccatctggatcTTAACTTTTCTTTGTGGGTAGTTTTTGATTACTAATTTAATATCTTCATCTaagtttattgatattttttatttcttcttgaattgACTTTGATAGTGTCTGTTTCATCTAACTTATATAcaatttattggcatatagttGATCAAAGTaatctcataatttttatttctgtaaagtcAATAGTAATGTGTCctcttttattactaattttagtAACTTGAGTCTTTTCACCATTTTTGTGGAGACAGTGTCAGTTTaactttttgttaattttatcaatattttcaaagaaccacattttggttttattaattcatcttttattgtgtttatattcattattttattaatattcactgtaatctaattttttcttcatttttctttctttgggtttagttctttcttcttctaagGTGGAAGATTACATTACTGATTTCAGCTCTTTGTTCTCATTTAATGTAGGTGTCTATAGTTATAATTACCCTTTAGCACTGCTTTAGCTGCACATCCTCATTGTCTTTTTGACATTTTTGGCTCCCTCGGTGTTGTGTCATCTTCTCTCCAGTTTTTCCTTGCTCTTCTTACTGCTCCTTTGTGACCCCTATTCTGCCTGGTGCCTACTGAAAATAGGCAGAGACCTTGGCAGTGGCACCTGgactaagttcttttttttatttttatttacaaagtaagtttaatgggatgacattaaatcaataagagtacataggtttcaggtaaacaactCTAGagcatttcaactgttgattgtgttctgTGTCCATCACTGaaagtcaaatctttttccatcaccatatatttgtccctctttattctccTCCCCCTTCATCCCTCTCCTCTgggtgaccacttcacttttatttatgtccatgagtctcggttttatatcccacctacgtgtgaaatcatacagttcttaactttttctgatttacttgtttcactcagtataatgttatcaaggcccatctatgttgttgtaaatggcactatgtcatttcttatggctgggtagtataccattgtaccacatctcctttctccaatcctctatcgagggacacttttgttgttttccatgtcttagccactgtgcataatcctgcaatgaacatgagggtgcatgtgtctttacataccaatgtttttgagttttttgttgtgcaaaagtGATAATGACACCAACTGCCAGGTGGTGAGGATTTCATGAATTAATATGGATggtgaataaatattaatagtcttctcctctccctccccctgcttgtaaaaaaataaatcacatgtTAGGAGTAGTGTACTGGTATTGATATTTACAGAACGTCAGGTAAGAAAACCAGGAAGATGGGCTGcgattgtgtttgtgtgtgtgtgttggtgcaGGGTGGGGAGTTAGTTGCTGTTTGTCCATCACCTTTTCTTGATTCTGCCTCCCTCGGGCTGACTTGGCATTTCTCTGGGTGGATGGTGCGCATGTGAGCTCAGGTCAGGGTCCAGTAAGGAGAGACAGACCAGCTCAGTGGGCCACTGAACAGACTGTTTGCCACTTTAGAAACGGGGTTGACTACACATATTGAATTTAGAACTGAAGAATTTTTGAAATGAAAGTTTGATATTGGGAGAGTGAAAGCAAACTTTATGTATATTTATGAGCTATCAAAGGAGAGTGAAGGAGTCCAAGTAATCTCTTTCaagattctttttattaattctctCAAACATCTGGTTCCTCTTCTAGGTGCTTTCTGGTTGACAGAGGAGCCCTCAAGCAACATGCCGGAACAGAGCAATGATTACCGGGTGGCCGTGTTCGGAGCAGGTGGTGTTGGCAAGAGCTCCCTCGTGTTGAGGTTTGTGAAAGGCACGTTTCGGGAGAGCTACATCCCTACTGTGGAAGACACCTACCGGCAGGTCATCAGCTGCGACAAGAGCATCTGCACACTGCAGATCACGGACACCACGGGCAGCCACCAGTTCCCCGCCATGCAGCGGCTGTCCATCTCCAAAGGGCATGCCTTCATCCTGGTCTACTCCATCACGAGCCGGCAGTCCTTAGAAGAGCTCAAACCCATCTACGAACAAATCTGCGAGATCAAAGGGGACGTGGAGAGTATCCCCATCATGCTGGTGGGGAACAAGTGTGACGAGAACCCGAACCGGGAGGTGGAGAGCAGCGAGGCGGAGGCCCTGGCCCGCAAGTGGAAGTGCGCCTTCATGGAGACCTCGGCCAAGCTCAACCACAATGTGAAGGAGCTCTTCCAGGAGCTGCTCAACCTGGAGAAGCGCAGGACCGTGAGCCTCCAGATCGACGGGAAGAAGAGCAAGCAGCAGAAGCGGAAAGAGAAGCTCAAGGGCAAGTGCGTGGTCATGTGAATGCCCCTCGGATGTCCCGTCACCTCGCCTCCCCTCCACGTGCCACCCACCATCGTCAGGGCAGCATGTAAGATGCCCACATGTTCACTATTGCATTGTGACTGAGATGTATCCTGTTGTTCTTAAGAGGTCATTTTATACCACTACCAATAAGCCCCCCTCTCCAGAATCAGGGACTCTGCCGACCAGCCGGTGAAAACATGCTTGGTATTGCAGGGAGCTGGGAGGGGCCGGCGGTCTCTGAAGGCTTCGTGAGTCGTTGGGAGGTAGTGTGTGAGAGCCGAGGGGAATGACTGTCACCTGCATGTGTGCCCGAGCATGTTAACTGGCAGCTGCGGCCAGGACTTTCCTTCTGCTCAGAAGCCAATGCTacccttgggggaggggagagatgtgAGGAGGTGAGAAGACCAGGCCAAAGTTGCTTTATTTCATGGTTCTTTAACTGACTTAGAATAAGGGAACACACCTCCCCCAGAGGAggctccctccccactccctgctgACCCATGAGCCAGGCTTCCCTGAAGGGAGGCACTCACCTCACTAGACCTCCATAGCAGGGAGTGGTTTCACCCTTTAGAATACTTCTTTTCACATACAAGGAGGAGTCCACTAAGTGCGTGCCGCGCTGTCAGAAATTCTGCGGCGTCTGAGTGCGGATGTGGAAACCCCGCGATGATCCTGGGCAGTGTCCTTAGAGGGTTTCACTTGTGACTTTCCCCCTTTAACCCAGGAAGGGTATACCTTCCTCCAGCCctgagattttaaataaaaataattaaggtaGCTATTTTTAGACCTTTCTGTTGTCCTCCACGTGGTGTTATCCTTTTAAATAACTAGATCTGTATCAGGCTGGATAACAGCCAACAAAGGCCATCTGAAGACCAGAAGCACATCCATTTTCTAAATAACACAGACATATCTATGCCATActtcttgaaatattttgaaacagaaGTTCTTCACTGTGTTTTTTTGATGACCCATCCATCACCGTATATTCCCGGAAAATGTCTTCAAAGTAATAGCAGATTATCTTGCATGTTCCATTATAAGTGTCTCCTAAGAGCTGTTCAACACAGTGTTCATTCTGGAAAcaattatcttttttctcctaTTGATCTTGTGTGCCTCCTAATCCCTCAAACTGAATTACAGCCACTGCCGGTCCCCGCTTGCTGGTGCAGACACGGGACGGTGGCTGGAGACAGCCGGGGCAGATCCCGCCTGACTCTGGGCCGTCTGCTGCCCTTGAGTCTGGTGTGGCTCTGCTTCCTGAAACCCCCACTGACAGGGCCTGAAAGTTCTCCTGCTTGTTCCAGGAAGCACAGCCCACTCTGGCCCCAGCTCCAGAACCTTCCTCGCAGCAGCCCTGCCTGTCACCGCCGGGCAGACAGAGGAAGTCCAGTGCCTGCCCGGCTTGGACAGGGAGCTCCCGGGCTGTGTGGGCAGCAGCACCAGCCCAGGCACAGTCGTCAAGTGTGGGATAATGGCACACACCCTCCTGGGGTCTCCTTTCCCCTGCACCTGCCCCTCCTGAGCAGGGCTGAGGCAGCAGAGACTGGGAAGCTCCCACCCAACGTTGCTAAGTTAACCCTTCCAAGGCCTTTGTCTCGTCCTCTCTACCCTTCTAATAACTCACCCTTGGgaggtgtgtggtgtgtgggagGTGCTCTGAGAGCCATTTGCTCTATGGTCTTCTTACCACCGTGGCCGCCAGGAGCAAACCCAGGGCAGGAGGGTGGGGAAGCAACCGGGCCCTGTTCAGGTCCAAATGCCTGTGCCCTCTCGCTTGTCTGATCCAGACGGCGGTGCCACAGCCTTCACCGTGACATCCAGTTGACAGGTTTGCTAGGATACGTGTCTTTCAACTTGTCTGCCTTTCTCCTATTCCTGTTCTCATAGAAATGTTATCAATGTTTAATTTGGCTATGGGCCAAACTTCATGGGCAAAGTGGGAGTTAGGGGTCTTGGGTGGGTACTTTGTTAACTGTAAAATGTGGTATCTCCCACTGGCTGTAATGTCCATGAGGCTTCTTAtgtgagccccccacccctgccagccATCCTGTTCCTACTGATGCAAGTCAGATTCCAGTGTGAGCCACCCCCCTGCCAGCCGCCCTGTTCCTAGTAATAATAAGTCAGAACGGCTTTTTACCCTCTCAAGCCAGTGTCTACGTTTTAAGTGTCTAGAGCTTCATCCATATAAGAAATTGAAAATGCAACCTCATTCAGAACACCTTTCGTTCCTCTGCGTTTTGCCTGTGAGTCCATGGGAAGGCCGCCGATGCTTCAGTCGTGGGCCTCTGTTCTGAGATCATTTCCTGTGAACGGAGCTTCCGGTATTGATGCCTGCGGCAAACAGTCCTTCAGGAGTTTCCCAGGCAGTTCTGGGCTTGGGGAGTTGGTTCCCCTGAATCAGATGGTGTTAACGTTGGTCTGGCCCTGTCTTGAATAGGTAGGTAGTCATGGTTCTTGAGGATGCATCCTACATTGCATCCGGGCAGAAGTTTTTGAGCTAGCACTGTAAGttataaaactcaaaatattGCTTTGAAGATGGCACCCTGGAAATTAGCATGGGGCTCCCCACGTTCCCTGCTGTCCCCGCCCAGCCTTCCTCCATCCAGTGACAAGCCATGGGCGTGCCCTGGGCATGCATGCCATACAGCACGACCAACACAAGAGCAATACCGAATTGTCCATCAGATcaaaactatatacatatatatatatataataacagaTATATAATTTATCTTCCTGCATTTTTGAAGCATAAAGTAGTACATTGTACATATTCCTAAGCTAGTCTATTTGTTTCACTGTAATATTTCAGAAATGCTCATTCTTTgtagaacaacaaaaatactaaatattttaaaaagttgctctgtgataatttttttttttaatttgcaatatGTTGTTCCTACATAAGCTGTCTGGAAATATCCCTAACTCATGGGACACGTGAGCCCCCCAGGTCCATCCTGGAGCTCAGTACCCCACAAAGGCCATTGTGGACGGAGTGTTTATAGAGCATGACTTTTATACCTGTGAAATGtcaatgtgtatatttatatttaaagtgcataTATGGTTACAGTTCCATTATCGATTATATTTTACTTACTCTacagttataataaaaaattgccCTTTTGCATTCAAGTCTTAGTTGCCAGTGATGTTCTGAAAATAATGAAACATTCAAATAAAGCTTTGGTTCTGACACCCTGGCTGGAAGATGGTGATGTTTCTTATTCTTCGGGGGGCTGCCCGTCTGCGATGGTTATGACCTAGTTCTCCTGTGGCTGCTTGTCTGTGACTACGGACCAGGGAGGAGACTGGCAGGCTCTGTGCAAATCTGGGATTGGGCACAGCAGCTGCCCTGCCATGTTCTCAGGAAGTTTTCTTAGCTGGTCCCGGTCACTGGGCTAACAGGATGCTCCAGGCTGGCTCAGAGTAGGAATGAAATGtccatcctccccacccccttacaAGGGCCAGACTATTAAGTGGGGTGGACCCAGAAGCCCCAGCACTATTCCTGGGCACAGCTTTTTCTTGCTGCCCTTGGTCCTCACCCCTCCTGAATGCAAACTATAACAGCTGTCTTTTGGTaacacaggaaaaataaatcatcaGCTATGAACAAAGCAAAATCCTTCCTGGACCACTGAATAGCTGGTGACGGTGGACAAGTTTCTAACCTCACGGTGTTTCTGCAAAAGGGGCATTGTAACATCTGCAACACGGTCAGGCCTGAGGATCGAACTGGTGTTGTTACACACAAAGCACGTAGAGCTGTCTTGTCGCGTATGAAGCTTTCAGCGGAAACAAAAAGGCCTCTGACTATTCAGGACTCTGGGAAATCAGGCATTGTGAAAGTTAATCTGTGAGGGTACACAGGTCAGCCAGAAACTCGCAGGCACTTTGAAAGGCTTCCAAAGTATTGCTCTCAGCATGCATCCCCACCTCAGGTCATTATTGTTACATTATTCAGGGCTCTCCATTAATGGAGATAATTTCAATCGTGAGGCCCTATT from Saccopteryx leptura isolate mSacLep1 chromosome 2, mSacLep1_pri_phased_curated, whole genome shotgun sequence carries:
- the DIRAS2 gene encoding GTP-binding protein Di-Ras2 isoform X1, with translation MRGELGRSSEQSCSSPGAFWLTEEPSSNMPEQSNDYRVAVFGAGGVGKSSLVLRFVKGTFRESYIPTVEDTYRQVISCDKSICTLQITDTTGSHQFPAMQRLSISKGHAFILVYSITSRQSLEELKPIYEQICEIKGDVESIPIMLVGNKCDENPNREVESSEAEALARKWKCAFMETSAKLNHNVKELFQELLNLEKRRTVSLQIDGKKSKQQKRKEKLKGKCVVM
- the DIRAS2 gene encoding GTP-binding protein Di-Ras2 isoform X2, with amino-acid sequence MPEQSNDYRVAVFGAGGVGKSSLVLRFVKGTFRESYIPTVEDTYRQVISCDKSICTLQITDTTGSHQFPAMQRLSISKGHAFILVYSITSRQSLEELKPIYEQICEIKGDVESIPIMLVGNKCDENPNREVESSEAEALARKWKCAFMETSAKLNHNVKELFQELLNLEKRRTVSLQIDGKKSKQQKRKEKLKGKCVVM